The Williamsia sp. DF01-3 genome has a window encoding:
- a CDS encoding acyl-CoA dehydrogenase family protein: MTITDDLTVEYDELRRTVADFARSVVAPVSAKHDAEHTFPYEVVRQMGEMGLFGLPFGEEYGGMGGDYFALSLALEELGKVDQSVAITLEAGVGLGAMPIYRFGTEEQKQKWLPDLVAGRALAGFGLTEPGAGSDAGATATTAKQDGDEWIINGAKQFITNSGTDITSLVTVTAVTGARSPGADGSARKEISTIIVPSGTEGFTAEPAYNKVGWNASDTHPLSFSDARVPAENLLGERGRGYANFLSILDEGRIAIAALATGVAQGCVDESVKYAKERRSFGKAIGEYQSVSFAIARMEARAHTARTAYYHAASKMLAGKPFKKEAAIAKLVSSEAAMDNARMATQIHGGYGFMNEYPVARHYRDSKILEIGEGTTEVQLMLIARELGFA, translated from the coding sequence ATGACCATCACCGACGACCTGACGGTCGAATACGACGAACTGCGCAGGACAGTGGCCGACTTCGCACGGTCGGTGGTTGCCCCGGTATCGGCCAAACACGATGCCGAACACACCTTCCCGTACGAGGTGGTGCGCCAGATGGGGGAGATGGGCCTGTTCGGTCTGCCGTTCGGTGAGGAATACGGCGGGATGGGAGGGGACTACTTCGCGCTGTCGCTGGCGCTCGAGGAACTGGGCAAGGTGGACCAGTCGGTGGCCATCACCCTCGAAGCCGGGGTGGGCCTCGGCGCCATGCCGATCTACCGGTTCGGTACCGAAGAGCAGAAGCAGAAGTGGCTGCCGGACCTGGTTGCCGGCCGCGCGTTGGCAGGATTCGGGCTCACCGAGCCAGGCGCGGGCTCGGATGCGGGTGCCACCGCCACCACGGCCAAACAGGACGGCGACGAGTGGATCATCAACGGGGCCAAACAATTCATCACCAACTCCGGCACCGACATCACTTCGCTGGTCACCGTCACGGCCGTCACCGGAGCGCGGTCACCGGGGGCGGACGGGTCGGCCCGCAAGGAGATCTCGACGATCATCGTGCCCAGTGGCACAGAGGGTTTCACCGCCGAGCCCGCGTACAACAAGGTGGGGTGGAACGCGTCGGACACCCACCCGCTCAGTTTCAGTGACGCGCGGGTGCCCGCAGAGAATCTGCTCGGTGAACGCGGCCGCGGCTACGCCAACTTCCTGTCCATCCTCGACGAGGGACGAATCGCGATCGCGGCGTTGGCCACCGGTGTGGCGCAGGGTTGTGTGGACGAGAGTGTGAAGTACGCCAAGGAACGTCGCTCATTCGGCAAGGCCATCGGCGAATACCAATCGGTGTCGTTTGCCATCGCCCGGATGGAGGCTCGCGCACACACCGCACGCACCGCGTACTACCACGCGGCATCGAAGATGCTCGCCGGCAAACCGTTCAAGAAGGAGGCGGCGATCGCCAAGCTGGTCTCCAGCGAGGCCGCCATGGACAACGCACGCATGGCCACGCAGATCCACGGCGGCTACGGCTTCATGAACGAGTACCCGGTGGCACGCCATTACCGGGATTCGAAGATCCTGGAGATCGGCGAGGGCACCACCGAGGTGCAGTTGATGCTGATCGCGCGCGAGCTGGGCTTCGCATGA
- a CDS encoding acetyl/propionyl/methylcrotonyl-CoA carboxylase subunit alpha, whose translation MKQIDTVLVANRGEIACRVIRTLRQAGVRSVAVYSDADSDSLHVAMADEAVRLGPAAATESYLKIDAVIAAARSVGADAVHPGYGFLSENAAFARALAEASIVFLGPPTAAIEIMGDKIAAREAVSARDVPVVPGISRPGLTDDDLIAAASDIGFPVLIKPSAGGGGKGMHRVADPVDLPAALRTARREAKAAFGDDTLFLERFVDTPRHIEVQVLADTHGNVVHLGERECSLQRRHQKVIEEAPSALLDTATRARIGAAACDAARSVGYTGAGTVEFIVSAHKPDEFFFMEMNTRLQVEHPVTEMVTGVDLVDWQLRVARGDKLDFAQDDVTMTGHAIEARVYAEDPAAGFLPTGGSLLLVDEPAGPGVRVDSGIVTGDVVGSDYDPMLAKVIVHGDDRADAIARLDAALARTHVLGVRTNIGFCRHVLDQPDVRAAELDTELLDRLVVDYRELSPPFEALALVGLHRVRTGRSGETPWTSQVGWRIGGPAPTRTRLQVGDDVVTVAVTGPETDARVTIGDRTATASVSGERLTLDGMTSRWLIVQAPPRPAAGHRTDSPGHYWVSGPAGTWEIAESKILRSSTDAEELGEITSPMPGTVVAVLHLGGESVEAGTPVLVVEAMKMEHTLTAPRAGDLSVVVAVGDKVTSGQRLATIIDHSEGNPT comes from the coding sequence ATGAAACAGATAGACACGGTATTGGTCGCCAACCGCGGGGAGATCGCCTGCCGGGTGATCCGCACCTTGCGGCAAGCGGGAGTCCGCAGCGTTGCGGTGTACTCGGACGCAGATTCTGATTCGCTGCACGTGGCCATGGCCGATGAGGCCGTCCGACTCGGCCCGGCCGCCGCGACCGAGAGCTACCTGAAGATCGACGCGGTGATCGCTGCCGCGCGAAGTGTCGGCGCCGATGCGGTGCACCCCGGATACGGATTCCTCTCGGAGAACGCGGCATTCGCACGTGCACTGGCGGAGGCGTCGATCGTCTTCCTCGGCCCGCCGACAGCGGCGATCGAGATCATGGGCGACAAGATCGCCGCGCGGGAGGCTGTGTCGGCGCGTGACGTCCCCGTGGTTCCCGGCATCTCCCGCCCCGGGCTCACCGATGACGACCTGATCGCGGCAGCGTCCGACATCGGGTTCCCGGTGCTCATCAAACCGAGCGCAGGCGGTGGCGGCAAAGGGATGCACCGCGTTGCCGATCCGGTCGACCTTCCTGCCGCGCTGCGGACCGCCCGGCGCGAGGCCAAGGCGGCATTCGGCGATGACACGCTGTTTCTCGAACGGTTCGTGGACACCCCGCGTCATATCGAGGTCCAGGTACTCGCCGATACCCACGGCAACGTGGTGCATCTCGGTGAGCGCGAATGTTCCCTCCAGCGACGACACCAGAAGGTCATCGAGGAGGCGCCCTCGGCGCTGCTCGACACCGCCACGCGTGCCCGCATCGGCGCGGCGGCCTGCGACGCGGCGCGGTCGGTCGGCTACACCGGCGCCGGGACGGTGGAGTTCATCGTCTCGGCACACAAACCCGACGAGTTCTTCTTCATGGAGATGAACACCCGTCTGCAGGTGGAACACCCGGTCACCGAGATGGTCACCGGCGTCGACCTCGTCGACTGGCAGCTGCGGGTGGCCCGGGGGGACAAACTGGATTTCGCCCAGGACGATGTGACGATGACCGGGCACGCAATCGAAGCCCGGGTGTACGCCGAAGACCCCGCTGCCGGATTCCTTCCCACCGGTGGGTCCCTGCTCCTCGTGGACGAACCCGCCGGCCCTGGTGTCCGGGTCGACTCGGGCATCGTCACCGGAGACGTGGTGGGCAGCGACTACGACCCCATGCTCGCGAAGGTCATCGTCCACGGCGATGATCGCGCCGATGCCATCGCGCGCCTGGATGCAGCGTTGGCGCGCACCCACGTGCTCGGCGTTCGCACCAACATCGGGTTCTGCCGCCACGTGCTCGACCAGCCCGATGTTCGGGCCGCAGAGCTCGACACCGAGCTGCTCGACCGCCTCGTCGTCGACTACCGCGAACTCTCGCCCCCTTTCGAGGCACTGGCATTGGTCGGACTTCACCGGGTGCGAACCGGTCGCAGCGGTGAGACACCGTGGACCTCGCAGGTCGGCTGGCGCATCGGTGGACCAGCACCTACGAGGACACGCCTGCAGGTCGGAGACGATGTGGTGACGGTCGCGGTGACCGGACCGGAAACCGACGCCCGCGTCACCATCGGTGACCGGACAGCCACAGCATCGGTGTCCGGCGAGCGACTCACCCTCGACGGCATGACGTCGCGATGGCTGATCGTGCAAGCGCCACCGAGACCGGCCGCAGGCCACCGGACCGACAGCCCGGGGCATTACTGGGTCAGCGGCCCGGCCGGTACCTGGGAGATCGCCGAGTCGAAGATCCTGCGGTCGTCCACCGATGCCGAGGAACTCGGGGAGATCACCAGCCCCATGCCGGGAACCGTTGTCGCCGTGCTGCATCTAGGAGGCGAGTCGGTCGAGGCCGGTACGCCTGTACTGGTGGTCGAGGCGATGAAGATGGAACACACGTTGACCGCTCCACGTGCCGGTGACCTGTCGGTTGTGGTCGCCGTCGGAGACAAGGTCACCAGCGGCCAGCGGCTGGCAACGATCATCGACCACTCGGAAGGAAATCCCACATGA
- a CDS encoding indolepyruvate ferredoxin oxidoreductase family protein, protein MTLVTQNHHDGDHDRDPLGGAAASVESFSLDDRYTRESGTVYLTGIQALVRMVRDRARLDRRQNLRTASFISGYEGSPLAGYDLEIARRAKYLDPFDVVHRPGLNEEIAATSVMGSQVAAQVGTLSNRGENSALDGVVGYWYGKAPGLDRATDALRHANIIGTHPTGGAVALVGDDPGAKSSTVPCASEMALADLYMPILYPADSQDILDLGVHAAIMSRVSGLWTSMKISAHVADGASTADVHPDRILPIYGDLGTSPHVPSGKLLGANLMELEQNQLTIRLPRAMEYARINRLNRIVSRTPDDRIGIVAAGKTYLDVREGLRLMGITDADLGRLGIRILKMGMVYPFEREIMTEFIAGLDEVIVVEEKRDFLETMMRDILFRRPDVPNIVGKSNEDGSTLFSRFGELDIDSVTRGLANRLAHHHQIPDAKNWLETSGRSRGRIELPLAVRSPYFCSGCPHNSSTKVADGTLVGAGIGCHAMVLLMDPDQVGDIAGVTQMGGEGAQWLGISPFVDEKHFVQNIGDGTFMHSGSLALRSAVAAGSNITYKLLFNGTVAMTGGQNPVGQMDLPQITKLLLAERVRRVVVTSDDPIRTRSLQLPPGVEVRSRDDLMQIQQELAAIEGVTVLIHDQHCAAEKRRGRKRGEQPTPTTRVMINERICEGCGDCGEKSNCLSVHPVSTEFGRKTRIDQSSCNLDFSCLKGDCPSFVTVTPGEAARVRHTVPNIDADVVPTPTATKRIDDGFTLRVTGIGGTGVVTVSQVIATAAVLDGHVARTVDMTGLAQKGGAVVSDVKVSSGVVEQAAKVASGDCDLYLSCDGLVGVDPANLKVASPLKTTAIVSTTKIPTGAMVIDTSVSYPSDAQIASSIDRSVQRGIYLDAGELTLELFGDEQYANMLLVGAAFQSGAMPITAESIERAIELNGVAVERNLQAFRRGRQVVADREAVRSAVAAAHPAPAPWQPSPRAITLTQSLDSVSAEVLSTVRRRVDELIDYQSVAYATDYVRFVGDVARAEGQAEVGGLTDAVARNLFKLMAYKDEYEVARLTQDHQFAAEVADQFGEDAKVAVRLHPPTLRSLGMRNKIAIGAWGTPALKSLAKAKRLRGTKLDPFARAEVRETERALIVEYRELITRLLEAVADGRLTADDMPSAVAVAELPDMVRGYEDIKMRNVARYREAVAEHTAALNI, encoded by the coding sequence ATGACCCTCGTTACGCAGAACCACCACGACGGCGACCACGACCGCGATCCACTGGGCGGAGCAGCCGCTTCCGTCGAGTCCTTCTCACTGGACGACCGCTACACCCGCGAGTCCGGGACCGTCTACCTCACCGGCATCCAGGCACTGGTCCGGATGGTTCGTGACCGTGCCCGCCTCGACCGTAGGCAGAATCTGCGCACAGCGTCTTTCATCTCCGGCTACGAGGGTTCTCCGCTCGCCGGTTACGACCTCGAGATCGCCCGTCGCGCCAAGTACCTCGACCCCTTCGACGTGGTGCACCGCCCGGGACTCAACGAGGAGATCGCCGCGACATCGGTGATGGGTTCGCAGGTGGCAGCCCAGGTCGGGACACTGTCGAACCGCGGAGAGAACAGTGCGCTCGACGGCGTCGTCGGCTACTGGTACGGCAAGGCTCCAGGCCTCGACCGGGCCACCGATGCCCTCCGGCACGCCAACATCATCGGCACCCACCCCACCGGCGGCGCCGTCGCCCTGGTCGGCGATGACCCGGGTGCCAAGAGTTCCACCGTCCCCTGCGCTTCCGAGATGGCGCTGGCCGACCTGTACATGCCGATCCTCTATCCCGCCGACTCCCAGGACATCCTCGATCTCGGAGTCCACGCCGCGATCATGTCTCGGGTGTCCGGCCTGTGGACGTCGATGAAGATCTCCGCCCATGTCGCCGACGGGGCATCCACCGCTGATGTGCACCCCGACCGCATCCTCCCCATCTACGGCGATCTGGGCACCAGTCCACATGTCCCCAGCGGAAAGCTGTTGGGCGCCAACCTCATGGAGCTCGAACAGAACCAGCTGACGATCCGCCTGCCCCGCGCGATGGAATACGCACGCATCAACAGGCTCAACCGGATCGTCTCGCGCACCCCGGACGACAGGATCGGCATCGTCGCGGCGGGCAAGACCTACCTCGACGTCCGCGAAGGACTGCGGCTGATGGGTATCACCGACGCCGACCTGGGCCGCCTGGGCATCCGGATCCTGAAAATGGGCATGGTGTACCCGTTCGAGCGCGAGATCATGACCGAGTTCATCGCCGGGCTCGACGAGGTCATCGTGGTCGAAGAGAAACGGGACTTCCTCGAAACGATGATGCGCGACATCCTGTTCCGCCGCCCGGATGTACCGAACATCGTCGGCAAGTCCAACGAAGACGGATCCACCTTGTTCTCGCGGTTCGGCGAACTCGACATCGATTCGGTGACCCGCGGTCTCGCGAACCGACTCGCCCATCACCACCAGATCCCCGACGCCAAGAACTGGCTCGAGACCAGCGGTCGCAGTCGGGGCCGCATCGAACTACCGCTGGCAGTGCGCAGCCCGTACTTCTGCTCGGGATGTCCGCACAACAGCTCCACCAAGGTCGCCGACGGAACATTGGTGGGCGCCGGGATCGGTTGCCACGCCATGGTCTTGCTCATGGACCCCGACCAGGTCGGTGACATCGCCGGAGTCACACAGATGGGCGGCGAGGGTGCGCAGTGGCTGGGAATCTCTCCCTTTGTCGACGAGAAGCACTTCGTGCAGAACATCGGCGACGGCACCTTCATGCACTCGGGATCGCTGGCGTTGCGTTCGGCGGTCGCTGCCGGGTCGAACATCACCTATAAGCTGCTGTTCAACGGCACGGTCGCGATGACGGGTGGACAGAACCCGGTCGGCCAGATGGACCTGCCGCAGATCACCAAACTACTTCTGGCCGAGAGGGTTCGGCGTGTGGTGGTCACCTCGGACGATCCGATTCGCACCCGTTCCCTGCAGCTACCGCCCGGGGTCGAGGTGCGCAGTCGCGATGATCTGATGCAGATCCAGCAGGAGCTCGCGGCCATCGAGGGCGTCACCGTGCTCATCCACGATCAGCACTGCGCCGCCGAGAAGCGCCGCGGGCGCAAGCGCGGTGAGCAACCGACTCCCACCACACGCGTGATGATCAACGAGCGGATCTGCGAGGGGTGCGGCGACTGCGGCGAGAAGTCGAATTGCCTGTCGGTGCACCCGGTGTCGACGGAGTTCGGTCGCAAGACCCGGATCGATCAGAGTTCGTGCAATCTCGACTTCTCCTGCCTCAAAGGCGATTGCCCGTCGTTTGTCACGGTCACCCCCGGCGAGGCCGCTCGGGTTCGCCACACGGTGCCGAACATCGACGCCGACGTAGTGCCGACACCCACCGCCACCAAACGTATCGACGACGGATTCACCCTCCGGGTCACGGGTATCGGCGGCACCGGGGTTGTCACGGTGTCCCAGGTGATCGCCACCGCAGCCGTTCTCGACGGGCACGTGGCACGCACGGTCGACATGACCGGGCTGGCGCAAAAGGGCGGCGCAGTGGTGAGCGACGTCAAGGTCAGCTCGGGCGTGGTGGAACAGGCGGCGAAAGTCGCGTCGGGTGACTGCGACCTCTACCTGTCGTGCGACGGACTCGTCGGCGTTGACCCGGCGAACCTGAAGGTGGCCTCGCCGCTGAAGACCACCGCCATCGTCTCCACCACCAAGATCCCGACAGGCGCAATGGTCATCGACACCTCCGTGTCCTACCCCAGCGATGCCCAGATCGCGTCGTCCATCGACCGGTCGGTGCAACGGGGCATCTACCTCGACGCCGGTGAACTCACGCTCGAACTCTTCGGGGATGAGCAGTACGCCAACATGCTCCTGGTGGGTGCGGCATTCCAGTCGGGAGCCATGCCGATCACGGCCGAATCGATCGAGCGTGCCATCGAGCTCAACGGCGTTGCCGTCGAACGCAATCTGCAGGCGTTTCGCCGTGGCCGGCAGGTCGTCGCCGACCGCGAGGCGGTCAGATCTGCTGTTGCGGCCGCACACCCGGCGCCCGCACCATGGCAGCCCAGCCCCCGGGCCATCACCCTCACGCAGTCGCTGGACAGCGTGAGCGCCGAGGTGCTGAGCACGGTTCGCCGCCGGGTCGATGAATTGATCGACTACCAGAGCGTCGCCTACGCAACCGATTACGTCCGGTTCGTCGGTGACGTCGCACGCGCCGAAGGCCAGGCCGAGGTAGGCGGCCTCACCGACGCCGTGGCGCGCAACCTGTTCAAACTGATGGCCTACAAGGACGAGTACGAAGTTGCACGTCTGACACAGGACCACCAGTTCGCAGCCGAGGTCGCCGACCAGTTCGGTGAAGACGCAAAAGTTGCTGTGCGCCTGCATCCGCCGACTCTCCGGTCGCTGGGCATGCGCAACAAGATCGCCATCGGCGCCTGGGGTACGCCTGCGCTGAAGTCGCTGGCGAAGGCCAAGCGCCTACGTGGCACCAAGCTCGATCCGTTCGCGCGTGCCGAGGTCCGCGAGACCGAGCGGGCACTGATCGTCGAGTACCGCGAACTCATCACCCGGTTGCTGGAGGCCGTTGCGGACGGCCGGCTGACCGCAGACGACATGCCTTCGGCTGTTGCGGTGGCCGAGCTGCCCGACATGGTGCGCGGATACGAAGACATCAAGATGCGCAACGTGGCCCGGTACCGCGAAGCAGTGGCCGAACACACTGCGGCACTGAATATCTGA